A genomic segment from Streptosporangium roseum DSM 43021 encodes:
- a CDS encoding toll/interleukin-1 receptor domain-containing protein — protein MAGYVFISYSRRDHRYVERLASHLNHAGVRTWFDDEIPIGDRFEKVIRSKIDACAAFVVVMTPDAEESRWVHREITRAEDKGKEILPLLLAGDVFFRINDANCEAVTDARMPTAKFVDQLKALVPAGDSTPGLVESPAPGKTWRRSIWSSPLLAIPLGIIAVAALAIPLAEKWSPRSPASTATHSPTTAATSTPTVPVVSLDLATLKVLEKHKGEVRSVAFNPDSRLLASTGEDRTVRLWDVIRAEQTAQWKLGGEGYQVAFGRQGSLIAVGNANGVTLYDALTRKKRPVAEFPQDAARTVAFSKDGKTIATGDDLKKVRLWNVFTHGEVVLTGNPGRITSVAFSPDGSTLLSADDEGFLMRWDTGSRRPIGEKIQADTYLNAVAWSPDGTFFVTAGDHVRLWNGATMTKELPGTVVTTAVAFTPGGVLVTGDDTGSVLFWDPRTGKTIYENSAEHDQPVLTVAVAPDNRTLSTASTYDTIHLRRLRDSS, from the coding sequence GTGGCCGGATACGTGTTCATCAGCTACAGCCGCCGAGACCACAGATATGTGGAAAGACTCGCCTCGCACCTGAACCATGCGGGCGTGCGGACCTGGTTCGATGACGAGATCCCCATCGGCGACCGTTTCGAGAAGGTCATCCGCTCGAAGATCGACGCATGTGCCGCCTTCGTGGTCGTGATGACCCCGGACGCCGAGGAGTCCAGATGGGTACATCGAGAGATCACTCGCGCGGAGGACAAAGGCAAGGAAATACTGCCGCTTCTGCTGGCGGGTGATGTCTTCTTCCGTATCAATGACGCCAATTGCGAGGCCGTGACGGATGCGCGGATGCCCACAGCGAAGTTCGTCGACCAGCTGAAGGCCCTGGTACCGGCGGGTGATTCCACGCCGGGCCTCGTGGAATCACCCGCCCCCGGGAAAACCTGGAGGCGGTCGATCTGGTCCTCACCACTCCTGGCCATACCTCTGGGCATCATCGCTGTGGCCGCTCTCGCGATCCCGCTCGCTGAAAAGTGGTCCCCCCGCTCACCGGCCTCCACCGCCACTCACTCACCGACCACCGCAGCCACGTCGACTCCGACGGTCCCCGTCGTCAGCCTCGATCTCGCCACGCTCAAGGTTCTGGAAAAGCACAAGGGAGAGGTGCGGAGCGTGGCCTTCAACCCCGACAGCCGCCTCCTCGCCAGCACGGGCGAGGATCGGACTGTCAGGCTGTGGGATGTCATCAGGGCCGAGCAGACGGCCCAGTGGAAGCTGGGCGGAGAGGGATACCAGGTGGCCTTCGGCCGGCAAGGCAGCCTGATCGCGGTGGGCAACGCCAACGGCGTCACGCTGTATGACGCCCTCACCCGCAAGAAGCGTCCGGTCGCGGAATTCCCGCAGGACGCTGCCCGTACGGTCGCGTTCAGCAAGGACGGCAAGACCATAGCGACCGGCGACGACCTCAAGAAGGTGCGATTATGGAACGTCTTCACACACGGAGAGGTGGTGTTGACCGGCAACCCCGGGCGTATCACCTCGGTCGCGTTCAGCCCTGACGGGTCCACTCTCTTGTCCGCCGACGATGAGGGATTTCTCATGCGGTGGGACACCGGTTCCCGTCGACCCATCGGCGAGAAAATCCAAGCGGACACCTACTTGAACGCGGTGGCGTGGTCGCCCGACGGCACCTTTTTCGTCACCGCGGGTGACCACGTACGGCTGTGGAACGGCGCCACCATGACCAAGGAACTTCCCGGAACCGTTGTGACGACAGCGGTGGCCTTCACCCCCGGGGGCGTTCTCGTGACGGGAGATGACACCGGCTCAGTACTCTTCTGGGATCCGCGAACAGGAAAGACCATCTACGAGAACTCGGCGGAACACGACCAGCCCGTCCTCACGGTCGCCGTCGCGCCCGACAATCGCACCCTGTCCACGGCGAGCACGTATGACACCATCCATCTGCGACGCCTGAGGGATTCCTCCTGA
- a CDS encoding FMN-binding negative transcriptional regulator, producing MFIQPWDASLDEAEWQAWVAEGHDFGQLSVNGLPGRPPVVVPTHFIGDGPDLLVHLARPNPVWKAIDQDPNVVLTVIGDYAFIPGPWRAPAGIPPRDGVPTSYYTAVQFTCRAHIIDDPEAKAELLRRQLAHFQPDGDHAEVTVDQPPYGRMLPGIRGLRLQVTGAVAKFKYDDHKPVEHRAAVADHLTERGQGLDASAAHQQRRRLDRLGPWKS from the coding sequence ATGTTCATCCAGCCTTGGGACGCGAGCCTGGACGAGGCCGAATGGCAGGCCTGGGTCGCCGAAGGCCACGACTTCGGGCAGCTCAGTGTGAACGGCCTGCCCGGCCGGCCGCCCGTCGTCGTGCCCACCCACTTCATCGGCGACGGACCCGATCTACTGGTTCACCTGGCTCGGCCGAACCCGGTCTGGAAGGCGATCGACCAGGACCCGAACGTCGTCCTCACCGTCATCGGCGACTACGCGTTCATCCCCGGCCCGTGGCGCGCCCCCGCCGGCATTCCGCCACGCGACGGGGTCCCGACCAGCTACTACACGGCCGTGCAGTTCACCTGCCGCGCCCACATCATCGACGACCCCGAGGCCAAGGCCGAACTGCTGCGCCGCCAGCTCGCGCACTTCCAGCCCGATGGCGACCACGCCGAAGTCACCGTCGACCAGCCGCCCTACGGGCGGATGCTGCCGGGGATCCGGGGCCTGCGACTGCAGGTCACCGGAGCCGTCGCGAAGTTCAAGTACGACGACCACAAGCCCGTCGAGCACCGCGCGGCCGTCGCCGACCACCTCACCGAACGCGGCCAGGGCCTCGACGCCTCGGCCGCGCACCAGCAGCGCCGGCGCCTGGACCGCCTCGGCCCCTGGAAGTCCTGA
- a CDS encoding DMT family transporter, with amino-acid sequence MLALVLALGCSVAYGCADFLGGLGARKAHVLRTVMIAAPASLVVELLLWPLLGASFSAGALGWGAASGVASAAAFVLLYRTLAIGPMNVLSPVTALISAALPVGVGLLQGEHLAAAGLIGLPLALAAVVLVSAGPGVRSARPSRTALLLAFGAGAAIALQLVFLHQAPSDSGVAPLIVGRTVSSAVTLTAAALMFRRLGPERPAYAMSAAAGALDSMANLLFLLAARSGDLSVVAVITALYPAGTVLLARSVLHERIGRGQLVGLGTAAVAVSLLALS; translated from the coding sequence GTGCTCGCTCTGGTGCTGGCTCTGGGCTGCTCGGTGGCTTATGGATGCGCTGATTTTCTCGGCGGGCTGGGTGCCCGGAAGGCTCATGTGCTGCGCACGGTGATGATCGCGGCTCCGGCCAGTCTCGTGGTCGAGCTGCTGCTGTGGCCGTTGCTGGGCGCCTCCTTCAGCGCCGGGGCCCTCGGCTGGGGCGCCGCCTCGGGTGTCGCTTCGGCGGCGGCGTTCGTGCTGCTCTACCGGACCCTGGCGATCGGCCCGATGAACGTCCTGTCCCCGGTCACCGCGCTGATCTCGGCCGCGCTGCCGGTGGGCGTGGGTCTGTTGCAGGGCGAGCATCTGGCCGCCGCCGGGCTGATCGGGCTGCCGCTCGCGCTGGCGGCCGTGGTGCTGGTCAGCGCTGGACCCGGCGTGCGCTCAGCCCGGCCTTCGCGTACCGCGCTGCTGCTCGCGTTCGGCGCGGGCGCCGCGATCGCCCTCCAGCTCGTCTTCCTGCACCAGGCGCCGTCCGACAGCGGGGTCGCTCCGCTGATCGTGGGCCGGACGGTCTCCTCGGCCGTCACCCTGACCGCGGCCGCCCTGATGTTCCGCAGGCTCGGTCCCGAACGCCCCGCGTACGCGATGTCGGCGGCCGCGGGTGCGCTGGACTCGATGGCGAACCTGCTGTTCCTGCTCGCCGCCCGGAGCGGCGACCTGTCCGTCGTCGCGGTGATCACCGCCCTCTACCCGGCCGGAACGGTCCTGCTCGCCCGTAGCGTGCTGCATGAGCGCATCGGCCGCGGCCAGCTCGTCGGGCTGGGCACCGCCGCAGTGGCCGTCAGCCTCCTCGCCCTTTCCTGA
- a CDS encoding helix-turn-helix domain-containing protein, translating into MTEPTAALRTVANNVRTARRRAGLSLEELGRRAQVSKGALVALEKAQGNPNLATLVRLADTLGISVSDLMQGPPEGRVRIVAADTIAPLWTGKQGSEARLMLTTPPPSPVEVWRWRLEPGEDYPSHPHQAGVGETISVISGRMTLIVDGTEYSVEAGQTATFNGDAPHTYRGAGTESCHLIMTVHLPPGPAPVLGQES; encoded by the coding sequence ATGACAGAGCCGACTGCGGCCCTGCGGACCGTCGCGAACAATGTCCGGACCGCCCGCCGGCGCGCGGGCCTGTCCCTGGAAGAACTGGGACGGCGTGCCCAGGTCAGCAAAGGCGCCCTCGTCGCCCTGGAGAAAGCCCAAGGCAACCCCAACCTCGCCACCCTCGTCCGCCTCGCCGACACCCTCGGCATCTCGGTGTCCGACCTCATGCAGGGACCCCCCGAAGGCCGCGTCCGCATAGTCGCCGCCGACACCATCGCACCTCTGTGGACCGGGAAGCAGGGCAGCGAGGCCCGGCTCATGCTGACGACCCCGCCCCCCAGCCCCGTCGAGGTGTGGCGCTGGCGCCTGGAACCCGGCGAGGACTACCCCAGCCACCCCCACCAGGCCGGAGTCGGCGAGACCATCAGCGTCATCTCCGGCCGGATGACCCTCATCGTCGACGGCACCGAATACTCCGTCGAGGCCGGGCAGACCGCCACGTTCAACGGCGATGCCCCCCACACCTACCGCGGAGCGGGCACCGAGTCCTGCCACCTGATCATGACCGTCCACCTCCCGCCCGGCCCCGCGCCGGTCCTTGGCCAGGAGTCATGA
- a CDS encoding LysR family transcriptional regulator: MLDVRRLQILRAVVTSGSVTAAAANLGYTPSAISQQLAVLEKEAGIPLLERVGRGVRPTEAGRLLTEHAAVISRQLAEAEAEVAHLRAGRTGQLTIRYFATAGAVLMAPALAWLRTQHPGVRIDLKMTDPEDPLSEVAQGRADLAIVVAPRVRHHDGVRFVHLLDDPYRAVLPKGHRLAAKRILDLADLAEEPWVGSERPGPCLDALLDGCAAAGFSPNFAVESEDYPTAQGFVAAGLGLSLIPDMGLANRHPAVVIRKVRNPEPVRAIHAAVRETSPARPVLDGLLAALHDAAGR; encoded by the coding sequence ATGCTTGATGTGCGTCGACTGCAGATCCTCCGCGCGGTGGTCACCAGCGGCTCGGTGACCGCCGCCGCCGCCAACCTCGGCTACACGCCTTCGGCCATCAGCCAGCAGCTGGCCGTGCTGGAGAAGGAGGCCGGGATACCGCTGCTGGAGCGCGTCGGCCGGGGCGTGCGGCCCACGGAGGCGGGACGGCTGCTCACCGAGCACGCGGCCGTCATCAGCAGACAGCTGGCCGAAGCCGAGGCGGAAGTGGCCCACCTGCGCGCCGGACGCACCGGGCAGCTGACGATCCGCTACTTCGCCACCGCCGGCGCCGTCCTGATGGCGCCGGCGCTCGCCTGGCTCCGCACGCAGCACCCGGGGGTGCGCATCGACCTGAAGATGACCGACCCCGAGGATCCGCTCTCGGAGGTGGCGCAAGGCCGGGCCGACCTGGCCATCGTGGTCGCCCCCCGCGTCCGTCACCATGATGGCGTCCGTTTCGTCCACCTGCTTGACGACCCCTACCGCGCCGTCCTGCCCAAGGGCCACCGGCTGGCTGCGAAACGGATCCTCGACCTGGCCGACCTGGCCGAGGAGCCCTGGGTGGGCAGCGAGCGGCCCGGCCCCTGCCTCGACGCGCTCCTCGACGGCTGCGCCGCAGCGGGCTTCAGTCCCAACTTCGCGGTGGAGAGCGAGGACTACCCCACCGCGCAGGGGTTCGTCGCCGCGGGCCTCGGGCTGAGCCTGATCCCTGACATGGGGCTGGCCAACCGGCACCCGGCCGTCGTCATCCGCAAGGTCCGCAACCCCGAGCCTGTCAGGGCGATCCACGCGGCCGTGCGCGAGACCTCACCTGCCCGGCCCGTCCTCGACGGGCTGCTCGCCGCGCTCCACGACGCGGCCGGACGGTGA
- a CDS encoding DMT family transporter → MAILAILWGSAFLWIKLALNNGLTPVQITVARSALGALVLLALARVARQRLPRDRGTWARLTVAAFFCNALPFFLFSVGEQSVDSGVAGVLNATTPLWSLLLGLAVGTGRGLPPVRLAGLLLGFAGTLLIFAPWQERSLVSWGALALLGASASYAVAFAYMDRRLTGKGTAPLALSAAQLVAATGLSSLALPAGGAVAEPTPLGVLALAVLGVFSTGFTFYLSYRLIADEGATSAATVGYLLPVVSVALGAIVLDEALSPRVLTGMVVVLAGVGMTRHATRTPAPTT, encoded by the coding sequence ATGGCGATACTCGCGATTCTGTGGGGTTCGGCGTTTCTCTGGATCAAACTGGCGCTGAACAACGGGCTGACCCCGGTCCAGATCACCGTCGCCCGCTCCGCGCTCGGCGCGCTCGTGCTGCTCGCCCTGGCCCGGGTGGCACGCCAGCGTCTCCCGCGTGACCGCGGGACGTGGGCTCGCCTGACCGTCGCCGCCTTCTTCTGCAATGCTCTGCCCTTCTTCCTGTTCAGCGTCGGAGAGCAGAGCGTGGACTCCGGAGTGGCGGGGGTGCTCAACGCGACGACCCCGCTGTGGTCCCTGCTGCTCGGCCTGGCCGTCGGCACCGGCCGCGGGCTGCCTCCGGTACGGCTGGCCGGGCTCCTTCTCGGGTTCGCCGGAACGCTGCTGATCTTCGCTCCCTGGCAGGAGCGCAGCCTGGTGAGCTGGGGCGCCCTGGCCCTGCTCGGAGCGTCCGCCAGCTACGCCGTCGCCTTCGCCTACATGGATCGGCGGCTCACCGGGAAGGGGACCGCACCCCTGGCCCTGTCCGCGGCCCAGCTCGTCGCCGCCACCGGGCTGAGCTCCCTGGCCCTGCCCGCCGGCGGCGCGGTGGCCGAACCAACGCCGCTGGGCGTGCTCGCCCTCGCCGTCCTCGGCGTCTTCAGCACCGGATTCACCTTCTACCTCAGCTACCGCCTGATCGCCGACGAAGGAGCCACCAGCGCGGCCACGGTCGGCTACCTGCTGCCGGTCGTCTCGGTGGCGCTCGGGGCGATCGTGCTGGACGAGGCGCTCAGTCCCCGCGTCCTGACCGGCATGGTCGTCGTCCTCGCCGGCGTCGGCATGACACGGCACGCCACGCGCACACCCGCTCCCACCACCTGA
- a CDS encoding GNAT family N-acetyltransferase: protein MRLELLTGEQMLVRRAELVSVYREAFTGPPWHENEDAVVAFRDRLTADAGRPGFRAVLATGSGKSCGFGTAWPTASPFPTGRSYGNVLAALGPTRTAELLVGALEVDELAVAPHARGQGLAGRLLDLLCDQCRSWLLTSPSAPDAVRLYERSGWLRVGEDPEVVVFVRPERTTGVQ, encoded by the coding sequence ATGAGGCTCGAACTGCTGACCGGCGAGCAGATGCTCGTACGGCGGGCCGAACTGGTGAGCGTCTACCGCGAGGCGTTCACCGGACCGCCGTGGCACGAGAACGAGGACGCGGTCGTCGCCTTCCGCGACCGGCTCACCGCCGACGCCGGCCGGCCGGGTTTCCGGGCGGTCTTGGCCACCGGGAGCGGGAAGTCCTGCGGATTCGGTACGGCGTGGCCGACCGCCTCGCCGTTCCCCACCGGGCGCAGTTATGGCAACGTGCTCGCGGCCCTCGGCCCCACCCGAACGGCCGAGCTCCTCGTCGGTGCGTTGGAGGTGGACGAACTGGCGGTCGCTCCGCACGCGCGGGGGCAAGGGCTGGCCGGGCGACTTCTCGACCTGCTGTGCGATCAGTGCCGCAGCTGGCTTCTGACCTCCCCGAGCGCCCCGGACGCCGTCCGGCTGTACGAGCGGTCCGGCTGGCTGCGGGTCGGCGAGGACCCGGAGGTCGTGGTGTTCGTCAGGCCTGAACGGACGACCGGCGTGCAGTGA
- a CDS encoding SCO6745 family protein has protein sequence MSEHAGLSRGMWHQIEPVHAMLYFSSQAFEEAARLGYDVESRWPSYFAWRWAPLGAAGPRLVTATSYSFSPAMVAEYVPAIWATAVPEKVLDARLRAVDGTYRALLGDRLDSPDVAEAAELARRAAESVSVAHRPLAAANLDQPWPDEAHLVLWQAYTVLREHRGDGHLAALMAADLDGCEALVSFAAVGAAPVANFAGRGWSEQEWAAAQDRLAVRGLIDADGQATEQGRRLRDQVERMTDDLAAGPWRALGTRRAERLAQLNLPLLGAAFESGVLPMTSTLGIGKVQAPAS, from the coding sequence ATGTCGGAACACGCGGGCCTCTCGCGCGGGATGTGGCACCAGATCGAACCGGTGCACGCGATGCTGTACTTCTCGTCCCAGGCGTTCGAGGAGGCGGCGCGACTCGGTTACGACGTCGAGTCCCGGTGGCCGAGCTACTTCGCCTGGCGCTGGGCGCCGCTGGGGGCCGCTGGTCCGCGGCTGGTCACCGCCACCTCCTACAGCTTCAGCCCAGCCATGGTCGCCGAGTACGTCCCGGCGATCTGGGCGACGGCCGTCCCCGAGAAGGTCCTGGACGCCCGGCTGCGGGCGGTGGACGGTACCTACCGGGCCCTCCTCGGCGACAGGCTCGACAGCCCTGACGTCGCAGAGGCGGCGGAGCTGGCCAGGCGGGCGGCGGAGAGCGTGAGTGTGGCGCATCGGCCGCTGGCCGCCGCCAATCTCGACCAGCCCTGGCCTGACGAGGCGCATCTCGTGCTCTGGCAGGCCTACACGGTGCTGCGCGAGCATCGCGGCGACGGCCACCTGGCGGCGCTGATGGCCGCCGATCTCGACGGCTGCGAGGCGCTGGTCTCCTTCGCCGCGGTCGGCGCGGCTCCCGTGGCGAACTTCGCCGGACGCGGCTGGAGTGAGCAGGAGTGGGCGGCGGCGCAGGACCGGCTGGCCGTCCGCGGGCTGATCGACGCCGACGGACAGGCCACCGAGCAGGGGCGACGGCTGCGCGATCAGGTGGAGCGGATGACCGACGACCTCGCCGCCGGTCCGTGGCGGGCGCTGGGCACCCGGCGCGCCGAACGGCTGGCCCAGCTGAACCTCCCGTTGCTGGGCGCCGCCTTCGAGTCCGGCGTCCTCCCGATGACCAGCACGCTGGGCATCGGGAAAGTGCAGGCGCCGGCATCATGA
- a CDS encoding CGNR zinc finger domain-containing protein, which translates to MNELTVDWAHGRQVAPPDTGPERRAAIQEALTAAGLPRSESLSPAHADRLAVVAARLRPAFGAGARTESMIEGLNQLLVRHAAVPNLHGHPDGPPVLAFHRADASLVDAWTADAATALAMVIGVGQGARLRSCEATNCERAFFDTTRNASRRFCGLSCQNRAKASAYRLRRAAGTD; encoded by the coding sequence GTGAACGAGTTGACCGTCGACTGGGCACACGGACGGCAGGTCGCGCCGCCGGACACGGGACCGGAGCGCCGGGCGGCCATCCAGGAGGCGCTCACCGCGGCCGGACTGCCACGGAGCGAGTCGCTCTCGCCCGCCCATGCCGACCGGCTCGCGGTCGTCGCCGCCCGGCTGCGACCCGCCTTCGGCGCGGGGGCACGCACCGAGTCCATGATCGAAGGTCTCAATCAGCTGCTGGTACGGCATGCGGCCGTCCCCAACCTGCACGGCCATCCGGACGGACCCCCCGTCCTGGCCTTCCATCGCGCGGACGCGAGCCTGGTCGACGCCTGGACCGCCGACGCGGCCACCGCCCTGGCCATGGTCATCGGCGTCGGCCAGGGAGCGAGACTCCGGTCCTGCGAGGCCACGAACTGCGAGCGGGCCTTCTTCGACACCACACGCAACGCCTCCCGCAGGTTCTGCGGCCTGTCGTGCCAGAACCGCGCCAAGGCCAGCGCCTACCGGCTGCGCCGGGCGGCGGGGACGGATTGA
- a CDS encoding NAD(P)/FAD-dependent oxidoreductase: MQHRIIVLGAGYTGAIAAGRLAKRLRREDVAITLVNAEPDFVERVRMHQLATGQDLKPRSFGEMFAGTGVELRIAKVTGVDVDRRTVAVIDANGAEELAYDMLVYALGSGWNAQGVPGTAEHAYEIAGRPGALRLRERLARLDAGQSVVVVGGGLTGLEAATEIAEARPDLDVALAARGGLGDWLSPKGRGHLRKVFGKLGITVHEHATVTGVEAGRVATADGKAIPAAVTVWTTGFAVHPIAKATTLEVAGTGQIVVDGTMRSVSHPDVYAIGDAAMVMGPGDKPLRMSCASGTPAAWQAADAIAARLTGGKVPNTPIRYFNQCISLGRKEGLIQYVTADDRAVQAVLTGRLAAVYKELICKGAAWGVANPTLGLPTRRRRVTRERAAVGSAGKALA, encoded by the coding sequence ATGCAGCACCGCATCATCGTCCTCGGAGCCGGATACACCGGAGCCATCGCCGCCGGCCGCCTTGCCAAGCGGCTCCGCCGCGAGGACGTCGCCATCACCCTCGTCAACGCCGAGCCCGACTTCGTCGAACGCGTCCGCATGCACCAGCTGGCGACCGGCCAGGACCTCAAGCCCCGGTCGTTCGGCGAGATGTTCGCGGGCACCGGCGTCGAACTGAGGATCGCGAAGGTCACCGGCGTCGACGTCGACCGCAGGACCGTCGCCGTGATCGACGCGAACGGTGCCGAAGAACTCGCCTACGACATGCTCGTCTACGCTCTCGGCAGCGGCTGGAACGCCCAAGGCGTCCCCGGGACCGCAGAGCACGCCTATGAGATCGCCGGCCGCCCCGGAGCACTCCGGCTGCGCGAGCGCCTGGCCCGCCTCGACGCCGGGCAGAGCGTGGTCGTCGTCGGCGGCGGCCTCACCGGCCTGGAGGCCGCGACCGAGATCGCCGAGGCCCGCCCGGACCTCGACGTCGCCCTCGCCGCCCGCGGCGGCCTCGGCGACTGGCTCTCGCCCAAGGGCCGCGGGCACCTGCGGAAGGTCTTCGGCAAGCTCGGGATCACCGTGCACGAGCACGCCACCGTCACCGGCGTCGAAGCCGGCCGCGTCGCCACCGCCGACGGCAAGGCCATCCCGGCCGCGGTCACCGTGTGGACCACCGGCTTCGCGGTTCACCCGATCGCGAAGGCGACCACCCTGGAGGTCGCCGGCACCGGCCAGATCGTGGTCGACGGGACCATGCGCTCGGTCTCGCACCCGGACGTGTACGCCATCGGCGACGCGGCCATGGTGATGGGTCCCGGAGACAAGCCGCTGCGGATGTCGTGCGCCTCGGGGACTCCGGCCGCGTGGCAGGCCGCCGACGCGATCGCGGCGCGCCTGACCGGCGGGAAGGTCCCGAACACGCCGATCCGCTACTTCAACCAGTGCATCTCACTGGGCCGCAAGGAGGGTTTGATCCAGTACGTCACCGCCGACGACCGCGCCGTGCAGGCGGTCCTGACCGGACGGCTCGCCGCCGTCTACAAGGAGCTGATCTGCAAGGGTGCCGCCTGGGGCGTCGCCAACCCGACGCTCGGGCTGCCGACCCGGCGCCGCCGCGTCACGCGGGAGCGGGCCGCTGTGGGCTCGGCCGGCAAGGCACTGGCATAG
- the sigJ gene encoding RNA polymerase sigma factor SigJ translates to MPLTANDVDRFEASRSRLEAIAYRLLGSAGEAEDAVQETFLRWQGADVDRVEVPEAWLTKVLTNLCLNQLTSARARRETYVGQWLPEPLLAGDPMLGPADTAEQRESVSYAVLTLMERLSPNERAVYVLREAFDYPHREIAEILDITEAASQQIFHRAKKHVADGKARTGIDEAAARRIVEEFLAAATSGRIESLVRLLTEDAISIGDGGGKVPARAKAFEGAVAVAKFLRGLLKPGEAKRALVGGSPEIYAWTANGDPAVVAVVDGRVVGVMCVEVTAGGIAAFRNQVNPDKLERATAHWAAAEHGEPLFNAF, encoded by the coding sequence ATGCCCTTGACCGCGAACGACGTCGACCGGTTCGAGGCCTCCAGGTCGCGACTGGAGGCCATCGCCTACCGCCTCCTCGGCTCCGCCGGGGAGGCCGAGGACGCCGTGCAGGAGACGTTCCTGCGCTGGCAGGGCGCCGACGTCGACCGCGTCGAGGTCCCCGAGGCCTGGCTGACGAAGGTCCTCACCAACCTGTGTCTCAACCAGCTCACCTCCGCGCGGGCGCGCCGCGAGACCTATGTGGGCCAGTGGCTTCCCGAGCCGCTGCTCGCCGGGGACCCGATGCTCGGCCCGGCCGACACCGCCGAGCAGCGCGAATCGGTCTCGTACGCGGTCCTCACCCTCATGGAGCGCCTCTCTCCCAACGAGCGGGCGGTGTACGTGCTGCGGGAGGCCTTCGACTACCCGCACCGGGAGATCGCCGAGATCCTCGACATCACCGAGGCCGCCAGCCAGCAGATCTTCCACCGCGCCAAGAAGCACGTCGCGGACGGCAAGGCCCGCACCGGGATCGACGAGGCCGCCGCCCGGCGGATCGTCGAGGAGTTCCTGGCGGCCGCCACCAGCGGCCGGATCGAGTCGCTCGTGCGCCTGCTCACCGAGGACGCCATCTCGATCGGCGACGGCGGCGGGAAGGTCCCGGCCCGCGCCAAGGCGTTCGAGGGCGCCGTCGCGGTCGCGAAGTTCCTGCGGGGCCTGCTCAAACCCGGCGAGGCCAAGCGCGCCCTGGTCGGCGGCTCGCCCGAGATCTACGCCTGGACCGCCAACGGCGACCCCGCCGTCGTGGCCGTCGTGGACGGCCGGGTCGTCGGTGTCATGTGCGTGGAGGTCACCGCCGGGGGCATCGCCGCGTTCCGCAACCAGGTCAACCCCGACAAGCTCGAACGCGCGACCGCGCACTGGGCGGCCGCCGAGCACGGGGAGCCCCTGTTCAACGCCTTCTGA
- a CDS encoding SDR family oxidoreductase, which translates to MERQAAPTALGCSSAERTERMKGALPIDRVGTLDEAASAALWLASPEATFTVGHDLVIDGGATA; encoded by the coding sequence GTGGAGCGCCAGGCCGCCCCAACCGCTTTGGGCTGCTCGAGCGCAGAGCGCACCGAACGGATGAAGGGCGCACTGCCGATCGACAGAGTCGGGACACTCGACGAAGCGGCTTCCGCCGCGTTGTGGCTCGCATCGCCCGAAGCAACATTCACGGTCGGTCACGACCTGGTCATCGACGGAGGCGCCACCGCCTGA